A single genomic interval of Nitrospinota bacterium harbors:
- a CDS encoding DUF1926 domain-containing protein: protein MTAVNFAIGIHNHQPVGNFGHVFEESYERCYRPQLEILRSHPGVRIAIHHSGPLLEWIAAHKPAYFDLVGEMVSRGQVELLSGGFYEPILAAIPEDDAIGQLVMMNEYLEKHFGHAPGGMWTAERIWDPSLPKIIAAAGLKFTLLDDTHFYYAGLSAEEMFGYYVTEKHGHTTAVFPIDKNMRYSIPFRLPEDNIAYFKTLKEKGGVDCVTYGDDGEKFGVWPETYKWVFEEKWLHNFYSAIEANEDIVKTIHFSGFIEKNPAKGRIYLPMASYDEMMEWTLPPKMGIKFRALLEELANSGRREELKPFIRGGLWDNFLAKYDESNRMHKKMLHVSRKIAEAAAEPDAAKVIAKARKELYKGQCNCSYWHGLFGGLYLNYLRHAVYEHLIEAEKILDNALRKSKTWLSVERFDFDMDGGQDVVFQNPVMNAYFDPDCGGSVIELDYRPVSFALTNTLARGMEAYHEKIKSRSGDQGQDASRPVSIHDIVKLKEPGLAEALHYDIGNRRLFTERLMPEYVTLERFCREEFAELGDFKNGAFDLVEVKSGAWGAAVELVRHGSILVSGARHPLTIRKVFSMNKKDAVLKADYTITNNGIVEVEALLGVEINLTLLAGDAADRYWTGDGVKGKPRLKEAGSNTQVKTAGMRDEWAGFTVSVTSPEPFDAWRFPVETVSQSEGGFERTYQGSCIVPVRKINLSSGQTEKFTLSLVVEKN, encoded by the coding sequence ATGACCGCCGTGAACTTCGCCATCGGAATCCACAACCACCAGCCTGTCGGAAACTTCGGCCACGTATTCGAGGAATCATACGAACGGTGCTACCGCCCCCAGCTTGAAATCCTGCGCTCCCATCCGGGCGTCCGGATCGCAATCCACCACTCCGGCCCGCTGCTCGAATGGATTGCGGCGCACAAGCCGGCTTATTTCGACCTGGTGGGGGAAATGGTTTCGCGCGGGCAGGTGGAGCTTTTGTCCGGCGGGTTTTACGAGCCGATCCTGGCCGCCATCCCGGAGGATGACGCCATCGGCCAGCTTGTGATGATGAACGAATACCTGGAAAAACATTTTGGACACGCCCCGGGCGGGATGTGGACCGCCGAGAGGATATGGGATCCGTCATTGCCGAAAATCATCGCCGCGGCGGGGCTTAAGTTCACTTTGCTCGACGACACGCATTTCTATTACGCGGGGCTTTCGGCGGAGGAAATGTTCGGCTACTACGTCACCGAAAAGCACGGCCACACCACCGCGGTGTTCCCGATAGACAAGAACATGCGTTATTCGATCCCCTTCCGCCTGCCGGAGGACAACATCGCCTATTTTAAAACCCTCAAGGAAAAAGGGGGGGTGGATTGCGTCACATACGGGGACGACGGGGAGAAGTTCGGCGTGTGGCCGGAAACCTACAAGTGGGTTTTCGAGGAAAAATGGCTGCATAATTTCTACTCCGCCATCGAGGCGAACGAAGATATCGTCAAAACGATCCATTTCTCCGGGTTTATCGAGAAAAATCCGGCGAAAGGGCGCATATACCTCCCCATGGCGTCGTATGACGAGATGATGGAATGGACGTTGCCGCCGAAAATGGGGATCAAGTTTCGCGCGCTTTTGGAGGAGCTTGCCAATTCCGGCAGGCGCGAGGAGCTTAAGCCGTTCATCCGGGGGGGGCTTTGGGACAATTTTTTGGCGAAGTACGACGAGTCCAACCGGATGCACAAAAAGATGCTCCATGTATCCCGCAAAATCGCCGAAGCGGCGGCTGAGCCGGATGCGGCGAAAGTTATCGCCAAGGCGCGCAAGGAGCTTTACAAGGGCCAGTGTAACTGCTCGTACTGGCACGGGCTTTTCGGCGGACTATATTTAAACTACCTGCGCCACGCCGTTTACGAACATTTGATCGAGGCGGAGAAGATTCTGGACAACGCGCTGAGAAAATCGAAAACATGGCTTTCGGTGGAACGGTTCGACTTTGACATGGACGGCGGGCAGGACGTGGTGTTCCAGAACCCGGTGATGAACGCCTATTTCGATCCGGATTGCGGCGGCTCGGTGATCGAGCTTGATTACCGCCCGGTCTCTTTCGCGCTGACGAACACCCTGGCGCGCGGAATGGAAGCTTACCACGAAAAAATAAAATCCCGCTCCGGGGATCAAGGGCAGGACGCCTCCCGCCCGGTCTCCATCCACGATATCGTGAAGTTGAAGGAGCCGGGGCTTGCGGAGGCGTTGCATTACGACATCGGGAACAGGCGCCTTTTCACCGAAAGGCTCATGCCCGAATACGTCACGCTGGAGCGGTTTTGCAGGGAGGAATTCGCCGAGCTCGGCGATTTTAAAAACGGCGCCTTCGACCTTGTGGAGGTGAAGTCTGGCGCGTGGGGCGCGGCGGTGGAGCTTGTCCGGCACGGATCAATCCTGGTTTCCGGGGCGCGGCATCCGCTCACGATCCGCAAGGTGTTCTCCATGAACAAGAAGGACGCCGTACTCAAGGCGGACTACACCATCACCAATAACGGCATTGTTGAAGTGGAGGCGCTTTTGGGGGTGGAGATAAACCTGACGCTGCTGGCCGGGGACGCGGCCGACAGGTATTGGACAGGCGACGGGGTGAAAGGCAAACCCCGGCTAAAAGAGGCAGGCTCGAACACCCAGGTGAAAACCGCCGGCATGAGGGACGAATGGGCCGGGTTCACCGTGAGCGTCACTTCGCCGGAGCCGTTTGACGCGTGGCGTTTCCCGGTGGAGACGGTTTCGCAATCCGAAGGGGGATTTGAGAGGACATACCAGGGCTCGTGCATTGTCCCGGTCAGAAAAATAAACCTTTCATCGGGCCAGACGGAAAAGTTCACCCTGTCGCTTGTGGTGGAGAAGAACTGA
- a CDS encoding YchF/TatD family DNA exonuclease, translating into MPADSHCHLNDPAFDNDREETIARAKEAGVSRILNVGYSIPNSEKAVELAQKHPYMSASAGIHPHDAKTVDGSVIEKLRGLARLPEIVAIGETGLDYYRDKSPRDVQQKSFRSHIAIAREAGKPVIVHCRDAMDDAIKVLTEENVKEIGGVMHCFAGTPEDARRCLDLNLYISFAGNITYPKAEDLRRSLAATPGHRLLLETDAPYLSPQKLRGKRNEPSAMTYIVKQAAQTRGVTVEDIERITLFNFEELFGAGGKGEGEIAYKIRNSLYLNVTIHCTNECYFCPRFGSRTVQGHDLRISGDPSAEEMIALIGDPKRYDEVVFCGYGEPTIRLEQIKAVARHVKDNGGVTRLNTNGHGSHIAGRDIVPELVGLIDHVSVSLNAADPATYNAICQPAIPEAWEKTVEFIKSAKGRIPNVTATVVAIPGKVDVAGCEKFARETLGVDFRVRAFDLVG; encoded by the coding sequence ATGCCGGCGGATTCTCATTGCCATTTAAACGACCCAGCGTTCGACAACGACCGGGAAGAGACCATCGCGCGGGCGAAAGAGGCGGGGGTATCGCGCATCCTCAACGTGGGATACTCCATCCCCAACTCGGAAAAGGCGGTCGAACTCGCGCAAAAGCACCCGTACATGAGCGCTTCGGCGGGAATTCATCCGCATGACGCGAAAACGGTGGACGGCTCCGTAATCGAAAAACTGCGCGGACTTGCGCGTCTGCCGGAGATCGTCGCCATAGGCGAGACCGGGCTGGACTATTACCGGGACAAGTCGCCGCGCGACGTCCAGCAAAAATCTTTCCGTTCCCATATCGCCATCGCCCGGGAAGCGGGAAAGCCGGTGATCGTCCACTGCCGCGACGCCATGGACGACGCGATAAAGGTACTCACCGAAGAAAACGTAAAAGAAATCGGCGGCGTGATGCATTGTTTCGCTGGAACGCCCGAGGATGCGCGAAGATGCCTGGACTTGAACCTGTACATTTCCTTCGCGGGCAACATCACATACCCGAAGGCGGAGGACCTTCGCCGGTCGCTCGCGGCGACACCCGGCCACAGATTGCTGCTGGAGACCGACGCGCCGTACCTCTCCCCCCAGAAACTCCGGGGCAAGCGGAACGAGCCTTCCGCGATGACCTATATCGTAAAGCAGGCGGCGCAAACGCGGGGGGTGACTGTGGAGGACATAGAGCGAATCACACTGTTCAACTTCGAGGAGCTATTCGGCGCCGGAGGGAAAGGTGAAGGAGAGATCGCGTACAAGATACGCAACTCCCTTTATCTAAACGTCACCATCCACTGCACGAACGAGTGCTATTTCTGCCCACGGTTCGGCTCCCGCACGGTGCAGGGGCACGACCTGCGGATATCCGGCGACCCTTCGGCCGAAGAGATGATCGCGCTCATCGGCGACCCGAAACGGTATGACGAGGTGGTTTTCTGCGGATACGGCGAGCCGACGATACGGCTGGAACAGATAAAGGCGGTGGCGCGCCACGTGAAAGACAATGGCGGCGTGACAAGGCTTAACACCAATGGCCACGGGAGCCATATCGCCGGGCGGGACATCGTTCCGGAGTTGGTTGGGCTGATAGACCACGTCTCCGTGAGCCTGAACGCCGCCGATCCTGCCACTTACAATGCCATTTGCCAGCCCGCCATTCCGGAGGCGTGGGAGAAGACGGTGGAGTTTATCAAGTCGGCCAAGGGGCGCATCCCTAACGTGACGGCCACGGTGGTGGCCATCCCCGGCAAGGTGGACGTGGCAGGGTGCGAAAAATTCGCGCGGGAAACACTGGGTGTGGATTTCCGGGTGCGTGCGTTCGACCTGGTGGGGTGA
- a CDS encoding HigA family addiction module antidote protein — MPMKNPPHPGEVIRELCLKPLKLTVTAAAKALDVSRVSLSELLNGKNGVSPEMAYRLSKAFGSTPEFWMRLQMTYDLARVKKGASKLKIRRIAA, encoded by the coding sequence ATGCCCATGAAAAATCCCCCGCATCCCGGCGAAGTGATAAGGGAACTGTGCCTAAAGCCGTTAAAACTTACTGTGACGGCCGCTGCGAAGGCCCTTGATGTCAGCCGGGTCTCCCTTTCTGAACTGCTCAACGGCAAAAACGGCGTTTCTCCGGAAATGGCCTACCGGTTGTCCAAGGCTTTCGGCTCGACGCCAGAATTCTGGATGCGATTGCAAATGACGTACGATCTTGCAAGGGTGAAAAAAGGCGCCTCGAAACTTAAAATCAGGCGCATCGCCGCATAG
- a CDS encoding type II toxin-antitoxin system RelE/ParE family toxin, producing the protein MIATIRRKGLEAYYRHGTKKGLPPALVKRIAVILAALDAAESLEELDIPGLRLHHLKGSLKGYWAVSVSGNWRIVFRFQDKAAYGLDLVDYH; encoded by the coding sequence ATGATAGCCACGATCCGGCGCAAAGGACTGGAAGCCTATTACAGGCATGGAACGAAAAAGGGGCTTCCGCCAGCGCTTGTCAAGCGAATCGCCGTGATATTGGCGGCGCTGGACGCGGCGGAATCGCTGGAAGAACTTGATATTCCCGGTCTGCGGCTCCACCATTTGAAAGGCAGCCTGAAAGGATACTGGGCCGTTTCGGTTTCCGGAAACTGGCGGATTGTGTTCAGGTTCCAGGACAAGGCGGCGTACGGCCTGGACCTTGTGGACTACCACTGA
- a CDS encoding rhodanese-like domain-containing protein, whose amino-acid sequence MNFFQPQPEGVEFLSPEQAKKALETGEIKTLIDVRSPAEYSQARLPGAAHVPLDLIGVSVDKLEKYKNEDLILYCHTQNRSSMAARYLHGQGFTKLKVISGGIAGWTRMGYPLEN is encoded by the coding sequence ATGAATTTTTTTCAGCCGCAGCCGGAAGGCGTTGAATTTTTGTCGCCGGAGCAGGCGAAAAAAGCGCTGGAGACCGGTGAAATCAAGACCTTGATAGACGTGCGTTCCCCCGCCGAATACAGCCAGGCGCGGCTTCCCGGCGCGGCCCATGTGCCGTTGGACCTGATCGGCGTCTCCGTGGACAAGCTTGAAAAATACAAGAACGAAGACCTGATTTTGTACTGCCACACCCAGAACCGCTCCTCCATGGCCGCCCGCTACCTTCACGGCCAGGGTTTCACGAAGCTTAAAGTGATCAGCGGCGGCATAGCCGGCTGGACACGCATGGGATACCCGCTGGAGAACTGA
- a CDS encoding type II toxin-antitoxin system Phd/YefM family antitoxin: MTQISANNAKEEINGAIAKVVSDGEDILIYGENGAIAALIPIEEYELLRRMEEEEEKLDVAEAERRLADPAQTPVPYETVRKGLGLD, encoded by the coding sequence ATGACGCAAATATCCGCCAATAACGCCAAAGAAGAGATCAACGGCGCCATCGCCAAGGTGGTCTCGGACGGCGAAGATATACTTATATATGGCGAGAACGGCGCCATCGCCGCGCTCATCCCCATCGAAGAATACGAGCTGTTAAGAAGGATGGAGGAGGAAGAGGAAAAGCTGGACGTGGCGGAGGCGGAACGCAGGCTCGCCGATCCGGCCCAAACTCCTGTTCCCTACGAGACCGTCCGCAAGGGACTTGGCCTGGATTAA
- a CDS encoding nicotinate phosphoribosyltransferase: MSVPPSAIVTDLYQLTMAQGYLKSGMERMEACFDLFFRANPFGGGYTIFAGLDDALSFLESMRFPAEDIAYLKSLDLFDGEFLGALAGFRFEGDVFAPPEGSVVFPNEPVMRIVAPLHQCQIAETALLNIINFQSLIATKASRVCLAAGRDNVMEFGLRRAQGVDGGLTASRAAYIGGCCATSNVQAGKIYGIPVRGTHAHSWVTAFDNELAAFRKFAEIFPDNCVLLVDTYDTLKSGVPNAITVGLEMKSRGERLGGIRLDSGDLAFLSAESRKMLDAAGLEDVKIVASNELDEYIIHDMNAQGARIDIYGVGTRLVTGHGEPAMPGVYKLAAIRPDGGEWTMRLKLSETASKSTIPGLKQVWRMKNGGGTLMGDLLEIEGETPDFSRGVWGFHPAIDYQRKFYERVKSAQPLLAPVMRGGKITGERPSLSQIRARVQSELSTVHPTTQRLLNPHIYKVSLGPALAKATRELRGAAKYQ, encoded by the coding sequence ATGAGTGTCCCCCCTTCGGCCATAGTCACAGACCTTTATCAGCTCACCATGGCGCAGGGTTACTTAAAATCCGGCATGGAGCGGATGGAGGCGTGCTTCGACCTGTTCTTCCGCGCAAATCCCTTCGGCGGCGGCTACACCATATTCGCCGGGCTGGACGACGCCCTTTCGTTCCTTGAGTCCATGCGTTTTCCGGCGGAGGACATAGCGTATTTAAAATCGCTGGACCTCTTTGACGGCGAATTTCTCGGCGCGCTGGCGGGTTTCCGTTTCGAAGGGGATGTTTTCGCCCCGCCGGAGGGGAGCGTGGTGTTCCCAAACGAACCTGTGATGCGAATCGTGGCCCCGCTCCATCAATGCCAGATCGCCGAGACGGCGCTGCTTAACATCATAAACTTCCAGTCGCTCATCGCCACAAAGGCCTCGCGGGTGTGCCTTGCGGCGGGACGGGACAACGTGATGGAGTTCGGCCTGCGCCGGGCCCAGGGGGTGGACGGCGGGTTGACCGCCTCCCGCGCCGCGTACATCGGCGGATGCTGCGCCACATCGAATGTGCAGGCAGGAAAGATTTACGGAATCCCCGTGCGCGGCACCCACGCCCATTCCTGGGTGACGGCGTTTGACAATGAACTGGCGGCGTTCCGCAAATTCGCGGAAATCTTTCCGGACAACTGCGTCCTGCTGGTGGACACGTATGACACTTTGAAAAGCGGCGTCCCCAACGCCATCACCGTGGGGCTGGAGATGAAATCGCGCGGGGAGCGCCTTGGCGGAATCAGGCTGGACAGCGGCGACCTTGCCTTCCTCTCCGCCGAATCGCGGAAGATGCTGGACGCCGCCGGGCTTGAAGATGTGAAGATCGTGGCGTCAAACGAACTGGACGAATACATCATCCACGACATGAACGCCCAGGGGGCCAGGATAGACATATACGGCGTCGGCACAAGGCTTGTCACCGGTCACGGCGAACCAGCCATGCCGGGGGTGTACAAACTCGCCGCCATCCGGCCCGATGGGGGCGAATGGACCATGCGGCTGAAACTTTCGGAGACCGCCTCCAAGTCCACCATACCCGGCTTAAAGCAGGTGTGGCGGATGAAGAACGGCGGCGGGACTTTGATGGGCGACCTTTTGGAGATAGAGGGTGAGACACCCGATTTTTCGAGGGGCGTATGGGGATTCCACCCGGCGATTGATTATCAACGCAAGTTTTACGAAAGGGTGAAAAGCGCTCAGCCGCTGCTGGCGCCTGTGATGCGCGGGGGCAAGATCACCGGGGAGCGCCCTTCCCTTTCGCAAATCCGCGCCAGGGTTCAAAGTGAGCTTTCAACCGTCCACCCCACCACCCAACGGCTCTTGAATCCGCACATATACAAGGTGAGCCTCGGCCCGGCGCTTGCGAAGGCCACAAGGGAATTGCGGGGGGCGGCAAAATACCAATAA
- a CDS encoding DUF1640 domain-containing protein, protein MPVTFDTFLAYANKLKAVGVPEKQAEVQAEALAGIVEDNLATKRDLKELEANLKAEMSANKADTIKWVAGMMIAQAAAIATLLKLL, encoded by the coding sequence ATGCCAGTCACGTTCGACACTTTCTTGGCCTACGCCAATAAACTGAAGGCTGTGGGGGTTCCCGAGAAACAGGCGGAAGTTCAAGCGGAAGCCCTGGCCGGGATCGTGGAGGACAACCTTGCCACAAAGCGCGACTTGAAGGAACTGGAGGCCAACCTGAAGGCCGAAATGTCAGCGAACAAAGCAGACACGATCAAATGGGTCGCTGGCATGATGATCGCCCAAGCTGCGGCCATAGCCACTCTGTTAAAGTTGCTTTGA
- a CDS encoding type II toxin-antitoxin system RelE/ParE family toxin encodes MSYQIEILPAARRELAALPLDARRRIDKAILALAGNPHPRPPAIIPLQGNQRGLFRLRIGDYRIIFQIVESRLIVTIIQAGHRKEIYRKFSRP; translated from the coding sequence TTGAGCTATCAAATCGAAATCCTTCCGGCGGCCAGACGCGAGCTTGCGGCCTTGCCGCTGGACGCAAGACGGCGTATTGACAAAGCCATTCTGGCCCTGGCCGGAAATCCCCATCCACGCCCGCCAGCGATTATCCCGCTGCAGGGAAATCAACGAGGTTTGTTTCGATTGCGTATTGGCGATTACCGCATAATCTTTCAGATTGTGGAGTCAAGGCTGATCGTCACCATAATCCAGGCCGGTCATAGGAAAGAGATATACCGGAAGTTTAGCAGGCCGTGA
- the pncA gene encoding bifunctional nicotinamidase/pyrazinamidase — MASSVVKPGDKDILIAVDVQYDFMPGGALAVNEGDMVIPVINALAARFPHAILTQDWHPAGHSSFASSHPGAKPFETIKSRYGGQTLWPDHCVQGTRGAELSVELLPGKWELIVRKGHNMAIDSYSAFFENDRKTPTGLGGYLKERGFTRLFLAGLATDYCVMYSALDGRNSGFEVFVIEDACRGIDLGGSLAEAWKKMGAAGVGRIFSGQIA, encoded by the coding sequence ATGGCCTCATCGGTGGTAAAACCGGGGGACAAGGACATCCTGATAGCCGTGGACGTCCAATACGATTTCATGCCGGGGGGAGCCCTGGCCGTAAATGAGGGGGACATGGTGATCCCGGTGATAAACGCCCTTGCGGCGCGGTTCCCCCACGCCATACTCACCCAGGACTGGCATCCGGCGGGGCACAGCTCCTTCGCCTCGTCCCACCCCGGCGCGAAACCGTTCGAAACGATAAAGTCCCGTTACGGCGGCCAGACATTGTGGCCGGACCATTGCGTTCAGGGAACGCGCGGGGCCGAGCTGAGCGTGGAACTTCTGCCTGGAAAGTGGGAGTTGATCGTCCGCAAGGGGCACAACATGGCGATAGACAGCTATTCCGCCTTTTTCGAAAATGACCGCAAGACTCCCACCGGCCTCGGGGGCTATCTTAAAGAACGCGGTTTCACAAGGCTGTTCTTAGCGGGCCTGGCCACCGATTACTGCGTGATGTATTCCGCGCTGGACGGCAGGAATTCGGGCTTCGAGGTCTTCGTGATAGAGGACGCCTGCCGGGGGATAGACCTTGGCGGGTCGCTGGCCGAAGCGTGGAAAAAGATGGGGGCCGCCGGCGTGGGAAGGATATTCTCCGGCCAGATCGCATAA
- a CDS encoding trypsin-like peptidase domain-containing protein: protein MAISRIARWAAVTFIAVIAASVVFHAGGIVAKTQIERINKSVVKIFVTIRKPNYFQPWQYEAQVSASGSGFIISGQRILTNAHVAADAVFIEVRKAGDPQKYQATVEAVGHQCDLATLKVADPAFFKETQPLELGGLPGVMDKVSVHGFPEGGDDISITQGVVSRIEQVNYAHSGFDLLGVQVDAAINPGNSGGPAVIGGKVIGVAMQMLSTAQNIGYIIPTPVITHFLEDIKDSVFDGFPEDGVYIQNMENASMRRYHGLAPGVGGALVTKVAFGSSAHGIILPGDVITSVDGSELGMDGTAPLATGIRVPADYLVQRRFIGESVKYGVIRAGKRMTLDVKLKKFDRLIPYEQHAGQPRYYIYGGLVFVPLTVNYLMTWGEQWWKEAPVDLMHMYLNGQPSPERREIALLKNVLAHEVNAGYHEYSDKIVSRVNGAAVADMGEMVARLKESKGEYTVIELEYGGVIILDAGEVAKSRDSLLKLHGIQFESSTDYRPVSTAVTGAKKG from the coding sequence GTGGTGTTCCACGCCGGGGGGATTGTCGCCAAAACGCAGATCGAACGGATAAACAAGTCCGTCGTGAAAATCTTCGTCACCATAAGAAAGCCCAATTACTTCCAGCCGTGGCAGTATGAGGCGCAGGTGAGCGCATCCGGCTCGGGCTTTATCATATCCGGGCAACGCATCCTGACAAACGCCCATGTGGCCGCCGACGCCGTCTTTATTGAAGTGCGAAAGGCGGGCGACCCGCAAAAGTACCAGGCGACCGTGGAGGCTGTCGGCCACCAGTGCGACCTAGCGACCCTCAAGGTGGCCGACCCGGCGTTTTTCAAGGAAACCCAGCCGCTTGAACTCGGCGGCCTGCCGGGGGTGATGGACAAAGTCTCCGTCCACGGCTTCCCGGAGGGGGGGGACGACATATCCATCACCCAGGGGGTGGTGTCCCGGATCGAGCAGGTAAATTACGCCCACTCCGGGTTTGACCTTCTGGGGGTCCAGGTGGACGCGGCCATAAATCCCGGCAACAGCGGCGGTCCGGCGGTGATCGGCGGCAAGGTGATCGGGGTGGCCATGCAGATGCTATCCACCGCGCAGAATATCGGATACATAATACCGACCCCGGTGATAACGCATTTTCTGGAGGACATCAAGGACAGCGTGTTCGACGGATTCCCGGAAGACGGTGTGTATATCCAGAACATGGAGAATGCCTCCATGCGCAGGTATCACGGGCTGGCGCCCGGCGTCGGCGGGGCGTTGGTGACGAAAGTTGCGTTTGGAAGCTCCGCACATGGAATCATATTGCCCGGCGACGTGATAACCTCTGTGGACGGATCGGAATTGGGGATGGACGGCACGGCCCCGCTGGCAACCGGCATCCGGGTACCCGCCGATTACCTGGTGCAGCGCCGCTTCATCGGCGAGTCCGTCAAGTACGGCGTGATCCGCGCCGGCAAACGGATGACGCTGGACGTCAAGCTTAAAAAGTTCGACAGGCTCATCCCTTACGAGCAGCACGCGGGCCAGCCCCGCTATTACATATACGGCGGCCTGGTGTTCGTCCCGCTCACCGTCAATTACCTGATGACGTGGGGGGAGCAATGGTGGAAAGAGGCGCCCGTGGACCTTATGCATATGTACTTAAACGGCCAGCCTTCGCCGGAACGCAGGGAAATAGCGCTGCTCAAAAACGTGCTGGCCCACGAGGTGAACGCCGGATACCACGAATATTCGGACAAGATCGTGTCCAGGGTGAACGGCGCCGCAGTGGCGGACATGGGGGAGATGGTGGCCCGGCTCAAAGAATCAAAAGGGGAGTATACTGTCATCGAGCTTGAATACGGCGGGGTGATAATCCTGGACGCCGGGGAAGTGGCCAAAAGCAGGGACTCGCTGCTTAAGCTGCACGGGATACAGTTCGAATCATCAACGGATTACCGCCCGGTGAGCACGGCCGTGACGGGAGCGAAGAAAGGCTGA